One Prunus dulcis chromosome 8, ALMONDv2, whole genome shotgun sequence DNA window includes the following coding sequences:
- the LOC117637793 gene encoding uncharacterized protein LOC117637793: MDSINFYDIKAEKANAILRYRQLRKIANLFWLIEVFVVLLLLSRFSLQLPHAVKNSGFYFQDISGFVVSPRFVFVVGNIIVIILLVKSGRFSGKDSSIGADLYDEFVHNSEKNQKIRSDAIEYHAIQNRAEDSTASEQPHTISREIKNFTRSQSENLEREACKNSRRLLRRSETEKFKKRVESGERLAESAYPEDSMSNEEFRSKIEAFIARQQMFRLQEEFSVN, encoded by the coding sequence atggATTCAATCAATTTTTATGACATCAAAGCTGAGAAGGCAAACGCCATATTGAGGTACCGCCAGCTTCGGAAGATTGCAAATCTGTTTTGGTTGATAGAGGTGTTTGTTGTTCTGCTCCTGCTTTCCAGGTTTTCTCTTCAGCTCCCTCATGCTGTCAAGAACTCTGGCTTCTACTTCCAGGACATATCAGGCTTCGTGGTTAGCCCTCGCTTCGTGTTCGTCGTTGGAAATATAATTGTCATCATTCTCCTTGTCAAGTCCGGCAGGTTTTCAGGTAAAGACTCCAGCATAGGAGCTGATCTTTACGATGAGTTTGTTCACAACAGCGAAAAGAACCAGAAGATTCGCAGCGATGCGATCGAATACCATGCCATACAGAACAGAGCTGAGGACAGCACAGCTTCTGAGCAGCCTCATACTATTTCTAGGGAAATCAAGAACTTTACAAGGAGCCAATCAGAGAACTTAGAGCGTGAGGCTTGCAAGAATTCACGGCGTTTACTGAGGCGGTCGGAGAcagaaaaattcaagaaaagggTTGAATCTGGCGAGAGATTGGCAGAGAGTGCGTACCCTGAAGACTCCATGAGTAATGAGGAGTTTCGCTCCAAGATTGAGGCTTTCATTGCCAGGCAGCAGATGTTTCGACTTCAAGAAGAGTTCTCTGTAAACTAG